In Candidatus Peregrinibacteria bacterium, the genomic window GTGCTTCGAAGCTATGATTCATGTTGATAAAAAAATAAAAATGAAATCAACATCGATACAACTAGTGCAGGCTTTAAAAGATAAAGGATTCATCGCTTATTGGGCTGGGGGATGCGTGCGTGACATGCTACTCGGTAAGCATCCAAAAGATTATGATATCGTGACAAATGCGACTCCGGAGCAGATCGAAGAGATTTTTGAAAAAACATATCCGGTAGGTAAGGAATTTGGGGTAATTTTAGTTCATGAAAACGGACATAATTTTGAAATTGCAACTTTTCGTTCTGATAGCGGGTATTCAGATGGTAGACGTCCGGATTTCGTAACTTTTACTGAGCCAAAAGAGGATGCTCTACGGAGAGATTTTACTATAAATGCACTTTTTTATGATCCCATCCAAGATGAAATCTTGGACTTCGTGAGCGGTGTCGAAGATTTAGATGAGCACATGATTAAATTTGTGGGTAATCCGGAAGAGAGGATTTTGGAAGATCAATTGCGATTGCTTCGAGCAGTGAGATTCAAAAATACGTTACAATTTCAGTGGCACCCGGATACATATAATGAAATCAAAAAACATGCAGACAAAGCAGGTAATGTAAGTATGGAGCGCTCCTCCGACGAGCTCAACAAAATGATGATGAGCAATTATCCGGTTGAGGCTTTTCGCGAACTCTATGAGCTCGGAATGCTGGTAGATATTATGCCTGAGCTTGAAGCGACAAAAGGAGTTGCGCAGCCATATCAATATCACCATGAAGGAGATGTTTTTGAACATACCATGCGCACGCTGGAAGCGTGCGCAAAAAGAACAGCCCCATACTTAGACCTAGAATTTCTCAAAGATATGGAAGGTGGAGCCCCGGAACCATCAGTATTCCACTCCCGTTGGGCTGCGCTTTTTCATGATATTGCGAAACCACAGACATTTAAAATAGGGATAGATAATCCAAAAGATGCTTTGGAAGATCAGCATGAGAGAATCCGTTTTGACCATCATGCAGAGACTTCACACGAGATTGCCGGACGAGTCATGAAGAGACTTAAATTCTCAAACAGAGATATGGAGCATATACTTTGGGTGACTGAACATCACATGAACTTAAACTCCATTCTCGACATGCCGG contains:
- a CDS encoding HD domain-containing protein yields the protein MKSTSIQLVQALKDKGFIAYWAGGCVRDMLLGKHPKDYDIVTNATPEQIEEIFEKTYPVGKEFGVILVHENGHNFEIATFRSDSGYSDGRRPDFVTFTEPKEDALRRDFTINALFYDPIQDEILDFVSGVEDLDEHMIKFVGNPEERILEDQLRLLRAVRFKNTLQFQWHPDTYNEIKKHADKAGNVSMERSSDELNKMMMSNYPVEAFRELYELGMLVDIMPELEATKGVAQPYQYHHEGDVFEHTMRTLEACAKRTAPYLDLEFLKDMEGGAPEPSVFHSRWAALFHDIAKPQTFKIGIDNPKDALEDQHERIRFDHHAETSHEIAGRVMKRLKFSNRDMEHILWVTEHHMNLNSILDMPEGTRNKWFRNPYFIDLMEIFYADIAGTDPSDFTVFDELNRIYHKWLLARPEEFPKLLTGEEIMELAGLAAGPELGILIESLEHEIHAHNIKTKEEAVEFIKNNNK